The sequence below is a genomic window from Acanthochromis polyacanthus isolate Apoly-LR-REF ecotype Palm Island chromosome 14, KAUST_Apoly_ChrSc, whole genome shotgun sequence.
TGTGTGACTAGCATTTGACTGATTTTGTGAAGATGAAGCATTAAAGCACTGAACTCCAGCATTAATAACCAAGAGATTCTGATCAACTCATGCTATAGTCAGCGTTTCATGAGTCAACTCCGAGTGTCCCtagtcccagagctggatgcttctcatctgtggttgctgtcccaccagcTGGGTTAGTTttcatcatgtccactgtgggatgctgctgctgaccttcctccagcccactgcccatttccaccaatcTACTCTGCATTGCCCTTGGCATATTCAGTTCACACTCTCAGCtatgtgattgtttttgtgacagcCTCTGCCTCCAGCTTCccttgctttgtgttttttagtcCTGGTTAGCTTCCCtgagtttcctttttttagttTGAGTTGAGAGCTGTCTTTAGTGTAGTAGTCAGATTCCTAGTGTCTCTTAGTTTCTTTTTCTCCAACCTGCCCTCTCGTGTTTGGTTTTAGTTTTACCCGTCCCTTTCCCCCTCTCCCTTCAGTAGTGTGCTTTGGTTGGttcttgtcttcttcttcttcttttcctttcggcttttcccttcaggggttgccacagcgaatcaattgcctccatcttaccctgtcttctgcatcctcttctcttacaccaactaccttcatgtcctctttaaccacatccataaacctcctctttggtcttcctctaggcctcctgcctggcagcgggaaactcagcatccttctccCAATATATTCATTCTCTcgcctctggacatgtccgaaccatctcagtctggcctctctgactttatctccaaaggctTTGGTTGGTTCTTGTAATAAAccttatttctgcattttctgtgtGCTCAGTTTTCTGTCTGCGCCTGGGTCTCTGTCTCCCCGTGACACCATGCTTCTGTGCAGCATTTTAGatatgtgtgaaaaaacagcttaaataaaaaagcagcaTGCATACAATGAAGATTCAGGCCTGAATTGGATTGTGACTTAAACAACCAAAGAAAACCACAAGACCACCAGAGTCCCTCCCCGACATTCTTACGTCACCCACATCACCTCCAGGGGGTCTCACTGGCTCAGACAGAAACACATACCATTGCATGACCCTTAAGCTGACCCTTACAGGCCTTTTCAGTTTGGCCTGATTTCCATTTAATGCAActaatagatttaaaaatatagaataCTGGTACCTATTGtgcacagaaataaacacatggCTTATATTAATCAATTAAAAGTGTTGCAGTTGCCCCTTTAAATGTCCTAATTATGAAACATAGCACGTATGAGTGGATGAAGTGGGACCTCCCAGTTCTCAAGCACCCCACTGTGTCCCCCTTTTGTTTGTATGTATgagtgtgagtttgtgtgtctgttagagTATTTGACTGCTGCCAGAGAGGAATTCAGTCTCTTTACTGTGGAGGTTTGCTCCTCTTATTTGGTAAGAAAGCATAAGCTTGTGTGCTTTaatcttttttatatatatatcatcaTCCAGCCATGGCTCACCGTCTGTTTGAAGGCAAAGAGCATGCTGCTTCCTATTGGAAATACAGGATCTCTCCATCAGATCATCTAATGCAGCAAGTGTTTGACTTCTTGGAAAAGAAAGTAAGTAGAGCAGGAGGACGGCTTCTGTGTTACTGATGCAATAAGGAAGTGTTGCaatacagaaatgttgaaaCTGTCTTACAGGTGTCATTACCAATGAACAGTGTCAGTTAAGTTTTTTGGAAAGCCCATAACATGGTGAATATGTTGTCAGAAAGGTCGGCCCTTTAAACTGGCAGTGGACGTGGGCTGTGGCTCTGGACAGGGAACACTGGGACTGGCCAAACACTTTGATTCTGTGGTGGGGACAGATGTGAGTCCTGCTCAGCTAGAAGTGGCTTCACAGTATGCTAAAGAGCCAAACGTTACTTATAGGTAAGCATGGACCTACTTAAACTATACAGGACACAGCATGTGGAAGACATATTAAATACACTGTGTCTCTTAATTGATTAGTTTTCTTGTATTGTCAttgaaatctgtgtttttccatttctgaaGAGTGTGCCATCAAGCAAGCCCAATAAAATGCATGATGAGATGTTAAGAGACCATTACAATGACTATCACATCATTTGTTCAGCTCTGTTAAGCTGCTTTACTGAATCTTAGCTCAACCAGAAACAATGTTCTGTAGTAAGCGCCTCTCAGCATGACCGACTTTCACAAGACAAGGGTCACATTGTTCCTGCTCGAGCTTTGTGCTGTCAGAAGTTCTGCGTAAACACCCCGCATGTTGCTCCTGGTAAAGGTGAAAAAAATGATTCAACGACTGGTCAAGAATTTTGATCTGCGTTCCACTTTCAGACAGTGTGTTGCAGAGGAGCTGCCGTTCGCTGACAGCTCAGTGGACCTGGTGACGGCCATGTCTGCCTTCCACTGGTTTGACAGACCACGCTTTCTCCGAGAGGCCCACAGGGTCCTGAAGCCTCGCGGCTGCTTGGCTCTGCTCAACTACACTGTTGACATGGAGCTCAGCTACCCTGACTGTTGCTCACACACACTGAACCAAATCTGCAAAGAGGTACTGGCAGTCACTCGAGAGAAGTTGTGAAAGTAAACTGATGTACATGTGACCACAACTGCAAAAAGAGATACACTATCAGGCAGTACTGTTAAAACTGGGACTTGTAGTAATACAGTTTGCACGCATTAGCAGTCATCTCTTATTCAGTATCCAGAGATGTCACTTTCTAAGTTCAGTTCAGGCCATGATTCCATTTTTGTAAGTGCACAAAAAGGATGGGACAATCTAAAGTTAAAGATTTTACATGCTTTCTATCAAAGACATGAGATATTGCAGCTTAATAGTCgtttttacttttactgttACACATTTCAACTCTCCAGACAAAGGATCTCTGTGATGAATCATGAATATGACTACATGCATGGGTACAACAGAAACATTGATTCTGATATTATTTATACTAAGTACAGTAAAGCAAGTTGTGAAAAACAGGTGAAAAAGTGATGAATCTGTTGATGTAGTGGAAATAACGTTACATAACCATCACCAGTGTCATCCTTAGATCAGCTGGTTTTCTCTCTTGGTTAATTTATTGCTTTGAATTTAAAATGGACAGCACTACCATCTAGTGGAGGTTTCTggtaaaaacatttcttaacTGAGCGTCACACCAGTTTTAGCTTGGTTATGCTGCATATGTTTTTCAGCAGGatattattaaaaatacacacCAACACTGTATAAATGTTAAAACAGTTTTACTACTGCATGAGTATTGCTTCACAGAATGTATCTAATTCATACGATTTGTTGTTACATTATTGAAGTGATGAAAATTAACAATCGAATGACTTGTTTCTGTTAAATGTAATCAGTTTTATGCAGCCTTGCACCCATACCGCAATCCCTGCCTTGGTCCGAGCTCTATTATTCTGTACCGGGAGTCGTATGAGTCTCTTCCTTACCCTGACAAGGAGTGGTGAGTGACAGCATGATATATACCAGGAACATTGTCAGATTTATAGCTCAGAGATATGATTTTTCCTACCTGTCAGCCACTTTGTAAAGGAGCCTTTATCATCTCCATATTTTACCatgtgtttttcttgaaaatcATGGTACTGAAATATTTTACCAGGACAAATTTGAAGGGTTTGGGAGCAAAGTGGTCGAGCTCACTTTCTTgctttttgagaaaaatgggttcaaatttttgttttcaagaatggtctaacacTCGAAGTTCCACTGTAACACTATATTTGGACTGTGTgttagaccactttgccactaaaGTCTAGACCATAAAAGATTAGAGAAATATAAAACTcagttctgatttttttttgtgggttacaccactctgcttctaaccccctcTTTTAACTGATTTCATTTGACTGGTTTCCTCCTCGCTCTGGTTCCAGGTAACTTGTGCACAACACTGATATGTCAAAGCAGTGATGCTACATTATGCtccacaaaaacgagaaaaacagGAATGTTATCCTTTGTGTATTTGGTGTGTACAGAGTACAACTATAATCCATCCATTGACGTATTGTTTTCATGTATTACAGGCAGGAGTGTGCGTGGGACAGAAGGCCGATGCCTCTGTCCAGCTACATGGGGTTTGTGGAGTCTTTCTCCAGCTATCAGGCTCTGCTGAGAGAGGATCCACAGAAGGCCTCCAGtctgtcccaggacatctgtcAGAGGTAACACACATGCAACTCAgtatacacacagacagaccagccacaacattaaaaccactgagagGTGAGCTGAATGAGTCATAACATGTAAAATCTTTCTACACCTTAAAGAAGTTCCCACCTGACCcactgaatcagctcattttattggtATTTAGAAAAGCCATGCAATATTTTATCTTCATCGGTATTTCCCCTGACATGCATGATGTCTGGATagaaatttgtttttgattggtGCTACTTCTTCCAACATTTTTGTGTTCAAACATAACACAGCCtaacatgaaattttcagggctGGAATACAGTTTTAATCTCTGCTACACACGGTAACAAAATCAAATTTACATCCACTTCAGGTGTCCTTATCTAAAGGCAAAAATTCCGTTTTTGTTCAAtgtgattttttcttttctaaaagcAACTTTGTGCAGTgctgaacaaaatgtttttagaaagaagtcaGTTTTTTTGCATGGCTCTGTTAAATATTCTGAATTTAAATAGGTCAGGAACAGTTCAAGGAACAGGCGCTGACCCAGCCTCCAAAATTTCAGATCCTAACTTCATCAAGTGTCCATAGAAAGCGTCCTAACAAGTCTGACCCACAGACACCCAAAAGACCAAATGGTTTGCTGCCAACATCCTGGTGGTACAAGGGGACCAACACGATATTCAACAGTTGGTTTCAATGTTGTAGCTGATCTGTGTTTATGCATTATGATTTATATTCACAGTTAAATATTCCTTAACATTAAGTGTGATATATTCTGTATTTGCCATGTCCAATATGAAGATGAACCTGATAAACATACACAAGGTTTATAAATGAGAATATtgttttgtgaagaaaaaaaagaaattggtTTTGCAGAGTTCTTTTAAATGGTGAGGTAGGTTTCTTTGCTCGTCTGAACTGCTCCCTCTAGTTGAATTCTTCTACTGTCTCCTGTGTTCCTCTCTCCAGGCTCATGTCTGTAATGAGGGTGACCTCTGCAGAGACAGAGGTGGTGGTGGCTGTCAGGTATTTCTACCTTTTGGCCTGCAAACCACAGGAAGCCTGACTCCTGGAAACTCCTGCATTTTGAACAAAGTCATGAATCTTATTaaggacacagaaacacagaaagttGATTTTATCAACCTTTCTCTATGAATATGCTTCTTTTTGACATCTAAAATATAGATAAAGATAGTGTGTTGGCTGTTGCTTACTGATGTAATAAAATACTTAAGGTCTCCAAGAACTGTTGTGTAAGATGACCAGTGACACTTTGTTACAGACAACTGGATGAGAGGATTGATGCTACTCCCATGTCTTTATGTCACATGTATGTTACCATGGGTGTgagtttcttttaaatgttgtctgtttccatctagaatagtcaataattacattaacaatgtctaaactgtatgtttgattaatttaatgctatctttattggaaaaaaaaaagcttatcttacaaaaataaggacatttctaagtgaccctaaacgtTTGAATGGTAGTCTAAGTCAACATGTGAAGTATTTGATGAGGTTGTTTTACTAAGAACCACTAGAGGGCGGCATATGAGCAAAAGTTTAAGTGATCACTGGCACTTCACTGCACACAGGTCACCCTACTGTTGATCTGTGACCTGGTAGAGGACCAGCACCAGAGGGAGGGCCCTTTGTTGACTGAGAGAGATCAGAAATGGAAAGTGCCCAGGCAGGTCAAATAAATTTTAATGCCCGGATTAACTTCCTCTCAGGTTTTGAGACcagaagtgattttaaaaaatagaccATGTGCTGTTGATGTGTTCATCTGACGATGTGCCACATTGGAGGGAAAGAAATCCACTTTTACTTGAAGAGGTAAGTGGAGCTCATGTGGGTATTCTGAATGTTAGAAGCCATTTTCATCATCGTGTTGTCTTTATTTGAAAGTGCATTGCAGCTTTTTCTGAATCTTGCTGAAACTCTTACAGAGACaatacaagatttttttttttactttacttgTCCTCACATCCATAGACAACTGTTTCACTTTGCAGGGATAGTAACTGCTTTTGGTGTAGCTTTGTGGACTAAAGTGgatttatgtgtttgttttgtcacaGTGAGCACAATAACCCTTTCGATTCTTATTTATAAAGAGCTCTCCTCAGCAGAAATGAGTAATTGTGATCCGTCTTTACCACGGATAAATCCTCTGTGTTTGTCTCTCAGTCTTTATTAGTGTTGCGGACTTCCTTATTAGCCATATTTGTTATGCTTTAGCAGTCTTCATCCCTTACTTCGAAGGCCTGACCTGATACTAAATCTTAATTTGTTCTGGAGATATTTATTTCAGACACACTGTAGTGCCAGCAGTGCAGGAGTATTAAAGCATCAGTACATTTGTGCTGCCGGTAGCTGCTGGCATGGCTGGAGGTCATTCCTTGACTGTGACTGGCAGGTGTTGCAAGTGGGCATGTGTGTATTATCTGCATTCAGTGGAACACAGAGGCATGAAgtcagttttcttctttttggccTTGAGgtatttttagatttatttaccTCTGACTCCTACTCCTTACAGCTACCACACTGCCTAatcctgtgtatgtgtgtacttGTTCTAAAATGTTTCCCAAAATAAACATTATCACTGATCACGCTGATGGTTATATCACAGGATTCTCCCCCCTTGTCTCTTCTACTGATCTGCATGTATTTGGCATGAGGATCAACTCTCCAGCATTGATGCAACGCTGTGGAAATAGGTCTGGATATTAAGTAAACTTTGATTTTCCagaattatttgaattatttaaatCCCAGTTGAATAGTAAAATCAGTTGTCTTTATTAGTTCTGGGTATATAATGTAATATTGATTCTTATCGTGATGCAATCCTCATGGTGGCTCAATGGTGCAGGTGTGCAtattgcatgtgcatgtttttttctaaacCTGTGTGggtgctccagcttcctcccacagtccaaacacatgcCTGACTGTAGGTGGGAGTGTGAGTGTGCgtggttgtctgtctgtttgtgtcagtCCAGTAATGGACCAGCGTATATCCCACCTCTCACCCagtgtcagctgggacagaGCACACTGCAGCCCTGTACAAGATAAAATGGGTGATGGAAGGATTCTATCCTCTGTTACTGTATCCTTAACATCCAAATGTGATTAATGAGATATTTGTAACAGATTGAGATTTGGGACAACTGCATCCTCAGGCTATATGCAACAGTTTCGAGTGCTCACTCTGGTAAATCCAAGCCTTCCTTTCTGCCTGTTGCAGCTGTATGAGCTCAAAGCTCCAGTCAGATCTCTTGCAAACACCATGCTATTACCTGCTAGATTATTGATGGGA
It includes:
- the zgc:162780 gene encoding putative methyltransferase DDB_G0268948; this translates as MAHRLFEGKEHAASYWKYRISPSDHLMQQVFDFLEKKKGRPFKLAVDVGCGSGQGTLGLAKHFDSVVGTDVSPAQLEVASQYAKEPNVTYRQCVAEELPFADSSVDLVTAMSAFHWFDRPRFLREAHRVLKPRGCLALLNYTVDMELSYPDCCSHTLNQICKEFYAALHPYRNPCLGPSSIILYRESYESLPYPDKEWQECAWDRRPMPLSSYMGFVESFSSYQALLREDPQKASSLSQDICQRLMSVMRVTSAETEVVVAVRYFYLLACKPQEA